The stretch of DNA TAAAAAACCCCCACAGCTATCGCAGTTGCAGGGGGCTTTAAAGTTCAAACTTCCTTCAAATCAAAAGAAACAATTCGGTTGGTGTTCGGATTATAGACCACATTACCTCGGACTGTTATTTTTTCTTGCGGTGACTGCAAAATATAGTCATAGGTTTCCTGCGTTTGCGTCGGAGATATTTGCGTTTTCCCGACCGTTTGATAATCCGTTATATTATAATTTGGATAGGCCGTCTGCGTCACTTCTAATAAATATTTCCCCCACTTTTGCTGCTCAACCTCAGGTGAGGCCGTAATCTCAACATTTATAACGCCCACATCTGGGCTGGTTCCCAGGGCCTCAAATGCTTCACGATGAAGGTTGATTCGATTGGCTGGATAACCTTGCACACGATCAACGACCGTGACCAGCACATCCCTTTGCGTGGAAAGATTCTTAACCTTAAGCGTCTCCCCACACTGATAAGATGTATTTTCGCCAACGGCAACAGTCATATAGTGATTATCCGACCAAGGGATGCCGCATGCTGTAACTTGTCCGCCCTCTGTCCAAGTCGCCTGGCCCCGCACCGGTTGTTGACGCATCATGTTGTAGTATGGATAGGGTTGGTAACTTCTAGGAACATGATAATAAGGCTGCGGAACATAAGGCATACCTT from Tuberibacillus sp. Marseille-P3662 encodes:
- a CDS encoding DUF3889 domain-containing protein, translated to MYSNDFYMQHVHPYVNGPQQGMPYVPQPYYHVPRSYQPYPYYNMMRQQPVRGQATWTEGGQVTACGIPWSDNHYMTVAVGENTSYQCGETLKVKNLSTQRDVLVTVVDRVQGYPANRINLHREAFEALGTSPDVGVINVEITASPEVEQQKWGKYLLEVTQTAYPNYNITDYQTVGKTQISPTQTQETYDYILQSPQEKITVRGNVVYNPNTNRIVSFDLKEV